A stretch of the Vigna radiata var. radiata cultivar VC1973A chromosome 7, Vradiata_ver6, whole genome shotgun sequence genome encodes the following:
- the LOC106767455 gene encoding glycine-rich protein DOT1 — MAVSRSCCLLALLLFVSAIESESRAVRKDLGLDLGGLGVGLGVGLGLGIGGGSGSGAGAGAGSGSGSGSSSSSASSSASSSSSSGSGGSGAGSEAGSYAGSRAGSGSGGRGGGGGGGGGGGGGGGGGSGYGHGEGYGHGEGHGQGGGD, encoded by the coding sequence ATGGCCGTATCTCGGTCGTGTTGTCTGCTTGCACTGCTACTTTTTGTGTCAGCTATTGAATCAGAAAGCAGAGCGGTAAGGAAGGACTTGGGTCTTGACCTTGGTGGGTTGGGGGTTGGACTTGGAGTAGGGTTGGGCCTGGGAATAGGAGGTGGTAGTGGCTCTGGAGCTGGAGCTGGAGCAGGCTCCGGTTCTGGCTCCGGTTCCAGTTCTAGCTCTGCCTCAAGTTCGGCATCTTCATCTTCCAGTTCTGGCTCTGGTGGCTCCGGAGCTGGCTCAGAAGCTGGTTCTTATGCAGGCTCTCGGGCTGGATCAGGATCTGGTGGAAGGGGAGGTGGTGGCGGCGGAGGCGGTGGGGGAGGTGGCGGCGGTGGCGGCGGCTCAGGCTACGGTCATGGTGAGGGTTATGGCCATGGGGAGGGTCACGGGCAAGGAGGTGGTGATTAA
- the LOC106767651 gene encoding counting factor 45-1, with protein MASAMTARVMALVALLVAINAIVCESRVARKDLGLDLGGVGIGVGAGVGIGLGGGGSGAGAGSGSGSGSSSYSSSGSSSSSSGSGSGAGSEAGSYAGSHAGSGSSRAGSEAGSRAGSGSYGGNGK; from the coding sequence ATGGCGTCTGCTATGACTGCGAGGGTTATGGCTCTTGTAGCTTTGCTTGTTGCAATCAATGCCATAGTGTGTGAAAGTAGAGTGGCAAGAAAGGACCTGGGGTTGGACCTTGGTGGGGTGGGAATCGGGGTGGGTGCTGGGGTTGGAATTGGCCTTGGTGGTGGCGGCTCTGGTGCAGGTGCAGGCTCGGGTTCTGGCTCCGGCTCTTCATCTTATTCAAGTTctggttcttcttcttcgtcatcGGGATCAGGCTCCGGAGCAGGTTCCGAAGCTGGTTCCTATGCAGGGTCCCATGCTGGCTCAGGGTCCTCCAGAGCTGGGTCAGAAGCAGGGTCTCGTGCTGGGTCAGGATCATACGGTGGTAACGGAAAGTAA